Proteins from a single region of Pseudomonas quebecensis:
- a CDS encoding heavy metal sensor histidine kinase yields MKRASLTLRLSMMFVCAVVAVLVVAGFTFDAFSRHHFKGLDRQLMMEKLESIRQIMDGEAGSVDSSEVVLQLQALLGAHQELSASIVTKGGRTIFATPNGAAQPPAAAHEAVEDMSEWTAGGHMYRGMRAQVHLVNETEPLTAWLSMDITSHMHFVETLRWWLVIGLAISALVSAALGWLVARSGLKPVAQVTQVAASMSAGSLKERIPMDSVPRELESLVSSFNAMLARLEESFVRLSNFSADIAHELRTPISNLRTHTEVILSKKRAPDTYEENLYSNLEDLNRLSSIIDGMLFLAKSDNGLVLPAKEKVELRSVVEKLFEYYQLLAEDTGVKLQVSGHGAVYGDGTMLDRMISNLLSNALRYTPPDCTVSVKIESLGSMISVSVTNPGEEIAAEHLPRLFDRFYRADPARRDGATNNAGLGLAIVKSLVDAHDGTVGCVSREGHTTFVIRLAAWPAD; encoded by the coding sequence ATGAAGCGAGCATCTCTTACCCTTCGTTTGAGCATGATGTTCGTCTGTGCAGTCGTTGCCGTGCTGGTTGTAGCTGGCTTTACCTTCGATGCGTTCAGTCGTCACCACTTCAAAGGCCTCGACCGTCAACTCATGATGGAAAAGCTCGAATCCATTCGGCAAATCATGGATGGCGAAGCTGGCTCCGTAGACTCTTCAGAGGTGGTGTTGCAACTGCAAGCCCTGCTAGGTGCCCATCAGGAGCTTTCAGCATCGATTGTCACCAAAGGTGGAAGGACGATCTTCGCTACCCCCAACGGCGCTGCACAACCTCCTGCTGCCGCTCATGAGGCAGTGGAGGACATGTCGGAGTGGACTGCTGGCGGCCATATGTACAGAGGCATGAGGGCACAAGTTCATTTAGTGAATGAAACTGAGCCACTAACTGCCTGGTTGAGTATGGATATCACCAGTCACATGCACTTCGTTGAAACTTTGCGTTGGTGGCTGGTCATTGGGCTGGCTATCAGCGCTCTAGTCAGCGCAGCCTTAGGGTGGCTGGTGGCGCGGAGCGGGTTGAAGCCGGTCGCACAAGTGACGCAAGTCGCGGCCTCAATGTCAGCCGGTTCGCTGAAAGAGCGCATCCCGATGGACTCGGTGCCTCGTGAGCTTGAGAGCCTTGTCTCTTCGTTCAACGCCATGCTTGCTCGCCTTGAAGAGTCTTTTGTTCGGCTGTCCAACTTTTCAGCCGATATTGCGCACGAGCTACGAACCCCTATCAGCAATCTGCGCACGCACACCGAAGTCATCCTCTCAAAGAAGCGTGCGCCGGACACTTATGAAGAGAATCTCTATTCCAACCTGGAGGATCTCAACCGGCTCTCCAGCATTATTGACGGCATGCTTTTCTTGGCAAAATCGGACAACGGTCTGGTTCTACCTGCCAAAGAGAAAGTCGAGTTGCGTTCGGTGGTCGAAAAACTCTTCGAGTATTACCAGTTGCTGGCAGAGGACACCGGAGTAAAGCTACAAGTCTCCGGACACGGCGCGGTCTATGGTGACGGTACGATGTTGGATAGGATGATCTCGAATTTACTTTCTAATGCGCTTAGGTATACCCCTCCTGACTGCACTGTCTCCGTAAAAATCGAGTCGTTGGGTAGCATGATCAGCGTGTCAGTGACGAACCCCGGAGAGGAGATAGCAGCAGAGCATCTGCCCCGCCTGTTTGACCGCTTTTACAGAGCTGATCCCGCACGTAGAGATGGTGCTACAAACAATGCCGGGCTAGGTTTGGCAATCGTCAAATCATTGGTAGACGCCCATGACGGCACCGTCGGATGCGTCTCCAGAGAAGGCCATACGACCTTTGTGATCCGCTTAGCTGCGTGGCCTGCAGACTAA
- a CDS encoding heavy metal response regulator transcription factor: MKLLVAEDEPKIGIYLQQGLVEAGFTVDRVVTGTEALHQALSETYDLLILDVMMPGVDGWEVIRGVRASGSSVPVLFLTARDGVDDRVKGLELGADDYLVKPFAFSELLARVRSLLRRGSAVPNQTSIKIGDLEVDLLKRRASRSGRRIDLTAKEFSLLELLMRRRGEVLPKSLIASQVWDMNFDSDTNVIEVAIRRLRAKIDDDFDTKLIQTTRGMGYMLDAPDTE; encoded by the coding sequence ATGAAACTCTTGGTCGCAGAAGACGAACCCAAAATCGGAATATACCTACAGCAGGGTCTGGTGGAGGCTGGCTTCACTGTCGACCGGGTTGTGACGGGAACGGAGGCGCTACATCAAGCGCTGAGCGAGACCTACGATCTCCTGATTCTGGACGTGATGATGCCGGGCGTTGATGGCTGGGAAGTCATCCGGGGTGTACGTGCATCCGGGAGCTCAGTCCCTGTGCTTTTTCTAACGGCCAGGGATGGAGTCGATGATCGGGTCAAAGGTTTGGAGTTGGGCGCGGACGACTATCTCGTTAAACCCTTCGCATTTTCCGAGTTACTAGCTCGCGTCAGAAGCTTGCTTCGACGTGGATCCGCCGTGCCCAACCAGACATCTATCAAGATCGGGGATTTGGAGGTCGACCTACTAAAGCGCCGTGCCTCACGCTCAGGTCGACGTATTGACCTCACCGCAAAGGAATTCTCCCTCTTAGAACTCCTTATGCGCCGTAGAGGGGAAGTCCTGCCAAAATCACTGATCGCATCGCAGGTTTGGGATATGAACTTCGACAGTGATACCAACGTGATCGAAGTAGCAATTCGCCGGCTCCGGGCCAAAATCGATGATGATTTCGACACCAAGCTGATTCAGACGACGAGGGGAATGGGCTACATGCTAGACGCTCCTGACACAGAATGA
- a CDS encoding DUF411 domain-containing protein, protein MSKRKLLVAMGLVMCGIAQAAEPLTIDVHRDANCGCCKEWVKHLESNGFKVVDHVESNMSAIKQSLGVPQELASCHTAVIDGKFVEGHVPADEIKKLSGRSELAGIAVPGMPAGSPGMDYDQNHQPYQVLGVTKAGAQEVVADYPVSR, encoded by the coding sequence ATGTCCAAACGAAAGCTTTTGGTCGCTATGGGGTTGGTGATGTGTGGCATCGCGCAGGCCGCTGAGCCGCTCACAATTGACGTGCATCGTGACGCGAATTGCGGTTGCTGCAAGGAATGGGTCAAGCACCTTGAATCGAATGGATTCAAGGTAGTCGACCACGTAGAAAGCAATATGAGCGCTATTAAGCAAAGCTTAGGGGTGCCGCAGGAACTCGCGTCATGCCATACGGCTGTTATCGACGGCAAGTTTGTTGAGGGGCATGTCCCAGCTGATGAAATCAAGAAGCTGAGTGGTCGCTCCGAACTCGCGGGAATCGCAGTGCCAGGTATGCCCGCAGGTTCTCCCGGCATGGACTACGACCAGAACCATCAACCCTATCAAGTCCTGGGGGTTACCAAGGCGGGAGCGCAAGAAGTGGTTGCTGATTACCCCGTCAGCCGATAA
- the copD gene encoding copper homeostasis membrane protein CopD gives MSDSLNVVLRFALYLDLMLLFGLAVFGLYSFRGKERVSGAVLHFGSLLPGIAAVGVFLSIATFIVMAKNMSGASDWVELRPHLEMMLYETEIGYSWVTRMISLAAVIFVASQSARWPTWSLGVATLAGGIALSTLAWTGHGAMDEGTQRFWHFTADILHLLAAGGWIGALAAFGLMLSIRRSNSEQLVRVLSRALKGFETAGAFIVGTIIVTGIANYLFIVGPTLLEVLTSTYGVLLLLKILLFGCMIGLATLNRFYLSPSLERSVEAGEYSLAATALRKSVLIESTCAVVIVCLVAWLGTLSPSIDMAQG, from the coding sequence ATGAGCGACTCATTAAATGTGGTACTGCGATTCGCGCTCTACTTAGACCTGATGCTCCTGTTCGGCCTAGCAGTCTTCGGGCTTTACAGCTTTCGGGGAAAAGAGCGCGTATCAGGCGCGGTGTTGCATTTTGGGTCGCTACTACCTGGCATCGCTGCTGTTGGTGTGTTTTTGTCGATAGCCACCTTCATCGTCATGGCAAAAAATATGAGCGGCGCATCCGACTGGGTGGAGCTGCGACCTCATCTGGAAATGATGTTGTACGAGACTGAGATTGGATATAGCTGGGTGACGCGCATGATCTCGCTGGCAGCGGTGATTTTTGTCGCAAGTCAGAGCGCGCGATGGCCAACATGGAGCCTCGGGGTTGCGACCTTGGCAGGCGGCATCGCTTTGTCTACGCTCGCGTGGACAGGTCATGGGGCGATGGACGAAGGTACTCAGCGATTCTGGCACTTTACGGCTGATATTCTGCACCTTCTCGCCGCTGGCGGCTGGATCGGAGCTCTCGCGGCGTTTGGCTTGATGTTGAGCATTAGGAGGTCTAATTCGGAGCAACTCGTACGAGTGCTGTCACGAGCGCTCAAGGGCTTCGAAACAGCAGGCGCGTTCATTGTCGGTACGATCATAGTCACGGGCATCGCTAACTATCTCTTCATTGTCGGGCCGACGTTGCTAGAAGTTTTAACCAGCACCTATGGCGTCCTTCTGCTTTTAAAAATCCTGCTTTTTGGGTGCATGATCGGGCTGGCTACCCTCAATCGTTTTTACCTGAGTCCTTCACTCGAGCGCTCTGTGGAGGCCGGTGAGTATTCCCTGGCAGCGACTGCTTTGAGAAAAAGCGTACTTATTGAGTCAACCTGTGCTGTGGTTATCGTCTGCTTGGTGGCGTGGCTAGGAACATTGAGCCCTTCAATCGATATGGCTCAAGGGTGA
- the copC gene encoding copper homeostasis periplasmic binding protein CopC: MSVFKSCVVAVALSSSLLLSAVAQAHPKLLSSTPAEGENGQAPAKIELHFSENLVTQFSGAKLIMTDMPGMPNSPMGVKASVAGGGDPKTMVVTPASPLTTGTYKVEWRAVSSDTHPITGAVTFKVK; this comes from the coding sequence ATGTCTGTTTTCAAATCCTGTGTTGTGGCCGTTGCTCTTTCATCCAGCTTACTGCTCAGTGCAGTTGCCCAAGCCCACCCGAAGCTGCTGTCTTCAACTCCTGCTGAAGGTGAGAACGGCCAAGCCCCGGCAAAGATTGAGCTGCACTTTTCTGAAAACCTGGTCACTCAGTTTTCCGGAGCCAAGTTGATCATGACCGACATGCCTGGCATGCCCAATTCACCTATGGGTGTGAAAGCCAGCGTGGCCGGTGGCGGTGATCCCAAAACGATGGTCGTAACTCCTGCCTCCCCTCTCACAACTGGCACCTATAAAGTGGAATGGCGAGCAGTCTCATCCGACACCCACCCGATCACCGGCGCCGTAACTTTCAAAGTGAAATAA
- a CDS encoding copper resistance protein B, whose protein sequence is MSNFLSGTRMHSAVLTVALTAGVALPAAAESTGQMQGMDHSQMQGMDQGQMQGMDHSQMKGMDHSKMEGMQPAKQPQTQSRTPIPPLTDADRAAVYNAPGGHEVHDSALNSFFIFEKLEWQDADDGSALNWEAQGWIGGDVDRLWLRTEGERTNGKTEEAEVHALWGHAISPWWDLVGGVRQDFKPGDPQTWAAFGIQGLALYNFEAQATAYLGEGGQTAARLEGDYDILLTNKLILQPTAEFNFYGKNDPQRGVGSGLSESEIGLRLRYEFRPQFAPYVGVTWNRAYGKTADYARDEGEDNNEARLVLGVRVWF, encoded by the coding sequence ATGAGTAATTTCTTAAGCGGGACTCGCATGCACTCAGCTGTGCTCACGGTCGCTCTCACTGCTGGTGTTGCCTTGCCGGCAGCTGCTGAGTCTACTGGGCAGATGCAGGGCATGGATCACAGCCAAATGCAGGGTATGGATCAGGGCCAGATGCAGGGCATGGATCACAGCCAGATGAAGGGCATGGATCACAGCAAAATGGAGGGTATGCAGCCCGCCAAGCAGCCACAAACTCAAAGTCGGACTCCGATACCACCACTTACCGATGCTGACAGAGCCGCAGTTTATAACGCCCCTGGTGGTCACGAAGTCCATGACAGTGCTCTCAACTCATTTTTTATATTTGAGAAGCTGGAATGGCAGGATGCTGACGATGGAAGCGCGCTGAACTGGGAAGCCCAAGGTTGGATAGGGGGAGATGTTGATCGCCTTTGGTTGCGCACCGAAGGTGAGCGCACCAATGGAAAGACTGAAGAAGCTGAGGTTCACGCTTTATGGGGACACGCCATTAGCCCTTGGTGGGATTTAGTCGGTGGGGTTCGTCAAGACTTCAAACCAGGCGACCCACAAACGTGGGCTGCTTTCGGTATTCAGGGCCTTGCGCTCTACAATTTCGAGGCCCAGGCTACTGCTTATCTGGGTGAAGGTGGCCAGACCGCTGCTCGGTTGGAGGGTGACTACGACATTCTCCTTACCAATAAGCTGATTCTGCAACCGACGGCAGAATTCAATTTCTATGGCAAAAACGATCCCCAACGTGGAGTTGGATCAGGGCTGTCTGAAAGTGAGATTGGTTTGCGGCTCCGGTACGAATTCCGTCCGCAATTCGCACCTTACGTCGGTGTAACTTGGAATCGGGCTTACGGCAAAACCGCAGACTATGCCCGCGATGAAGGCGAAGATAATAACGAAGCACGCCTAGTGCTCGGCGTCCGAGTGTGGTTCTAA